The following is a genomic window from Quadrisphaera sp. RL12-1S.
TCGACGAGGTCCCCCCGGTCGGAGACGCTCGCCGCGTGGTCCTCGGCCTCGGGGGGTGCCTCGACTACGAGGTCAGCTGGGACTCCAGCGTCCTGGCCGACCTCGTGGCCGAGCATCGGATCACCTCTGCCGACCTCGACGCCACCGCTGGACGCGCCTTCGCGGTGGTCACCGAGCGCGACCTGGTCTGCTCGATCCTCGGGTTCGTCCGGGCCGACAGCGGCGGCGAGCGCTTCGTGGACTCCTCAGCGGTCCTCGAGGCGTTCGCCGCCCGGAGCGAGCGGCGCACCACGGTCGGGGGGACCTGCGTGCGGGCCGCCCTCGCCATGGCAGTCCTCGGCGTTCCCAGCACGGTGCACCTGGTCTCGATCGACGACCAGGTCCGTAGCCTCATCCCGCCCAGCGTGCGTTGGATCTGCAGCGCTTCGGAGGACACCGTAGACCCGCACGTCATCATCCAGGTGCCGCCAGGAGCGAGCGTGCCGCTGGCGGACGGTGGCGTTGTCGCCGCCCGGCGGGCCAACCGGCAGATCTACGCCAATGACCCGCCCAACCGGTCGATGCTCCTCAGTCCCCGGCTGGGTGAGGAGCTCACGGGCGCACGCGTCTTCGGCGTCTCCAACTTCAACTCCATGCAGGACGAGGCCTTGCTGCGCTCCCGCCTGGACGACCTGCTCGCCCACATGACCTCGTTGCCCGCCGACGCACTCGTCCTCTTCGAGGACGCCGGGTACCACCGTCCGGCGCTGCGTCGGGTGGTGCACGAAAGGCTGCTCCCGTTCGTCGACGTGCTGAGCATGAACGAGGACGAGCTCCAGCAGCTGGTCGGCCACCCCGTCGACCTGCTCGACCCTCCCGCAGTGCTCGCCGCGCTGCGCCAGCTGTCCGCCGCGCTCCCTGAGCGCACCACGCTGGTGGTGCACACGGGGCACTGGGCCGCCGCTCACGGGAGGCATGCCGAGCGTCTCCGTCCGGCACTGTCGACGGCGAACGCCCTCGCCGGCACCCGCTACCTGCGCGGTGACGAGTTCACCGCCGCAGACGTGGCCGCGGTGCGCGAGCTGCCTCGCCAACCGCGCGCCGCCGAGCTGGCCACAGCGCTGGAGGCGGCCTCCAGACCCTGCGGTAGAGCGATCAGCTGCGTGGCCGCGGCGCACCTCGACGCGGCCATGCCGACGACGATCGGCCTCGGCGACACGTTCGTCGGCGGGCTCGCCATGTCCCTGGCCGATCTCGACCCCACCACACGCCCCAGCCCTCGGCCGAGGTGTGGCTGAGCAGCCACCGCAGGACGCCTCGGCGCGTCGTGGTCACTGAAGGTGATCACCTCCCTACCGTGTGACGCGACTGCGGGCGGACGTCCTCCCGCTGCCAGCACTCACCCCGGGAGGCCGTGTGGCCAGACGCTCCAGCACGCCCGTCGCGCGGACCGTCGCGTTCACCGCCGCCACCACCGGCCTCGCGGCCGTGGTGGTGGCCCTGTCCGGCGCCGCCGGGGCGGCGCCGCCGGTGTCCGCCGCGTCGTCGACCTCCACCACCCGCCCGGTGGTCGCCGCGACCGCCACCGCCACTGCCACCGCGACCGCCGCGTCGTCGTCGTCAGCGGGTGTCCAGACCGCGCTGGGAGCCCTGGCCTCGGTGACCGTGAAGGGCCGCGCGCCCAAGACCGGCTACACCCGCGACCAGTTCGGCGCTGCCTGGGCCGACGTCGACAAGAACGGCTGCGACACGCGCGACGACGTGCTCAAGCGGGACCTCACGGCCGTCACCTTCGTGCCCGGCACCCGCAGCTGCGTGGTGGCCACCGGCACCCTGGCCGACCTGTACTCCGGCCGCACCATCGCCTTCAGGCGCGGCCCCAGCACCAGCGCCGCGGTGCAGATCGACCACGTGGTGCCGCTGTCGGACGCCTGGCAGAAGGGCGCGCAGAGCTGGACCGCGGCCCGCCGCACGGCGTTCGCCAACGACCCGCTCAACCTCCTCGCCGCCGACGGACCGCTCAACGGCGCCAAGGGAGACAGCGACGCCGCCACGTGGCTGCCGCCCAACACCGCGTTTCGCTGCGCGTACGTGGCGCGGCAGGTGGCCGTGAAGCTCAAGTACGGCGTGTGGATGACCGCGGCGGAGCGCGACGCCAGCAGGGCCGTCCTCACGACGTGCCCGAAGGAGCCGCTGCCCACCAGCGCCGCCGCGCCCCGGCCCAGCTCCCCGACGGCCACCCCCAAGCCGACGACGACGGCGACGACGGCGACCGTCAAGCCCGCCGCGAAGCCCACCAGCACGCCGACCAGCAAGCCGACCAGCAAGCCGACCAGCAAGGTCAGCTACAAGAACTGCACCGCGGTGCGCGCCGCCGGCAAGGCGCCCATCCACCGCGGCGACCCCGGCTGGGACCCGAAGTTCGACCGCGACGGAGACGGCACCGGCTGCGACCGCTGACCGGGCGCCCGGGGTGGCCGGGGCGCAGGATGGTTGCTCATGGCGACCACCGAGCGACCCGGCCACCCGAGCTCGACGACGCGCCGACCGTCGCTCCTGGCCCTCGCGCTCGTGACGGGCATCGGCCCGTTCGCCACCGACACCTACCTCGCCGCGCTCCCGCAGGTCCGTGAGGCGCTCGCGACCAGCTCCACGGGCGCCCAGCTGACCATCACCGGCTTCATCGTGGGGCTGGCCGTCGGCCAGCTGGTGGCCGGGCCCGTCAGCGACGGGCGGGGGCGGCGCGGCGTCGTCGTCCTCAGCGCCACGGCCTTCACCCTGGTGTCGCTGCTGTGCGCCCTGGCGCCGAGCGCCCCGCTGCTCGTGCTCCTGCGCGTCCTGCAGGGACTCGTCGCCGGAGCGGGCGTGGCCGTGGGGCGGGCCGTGGTCAGCGACTCCCACGAGGGACCGGCGGCTGCGAAGGCGTTCGGCACCCTGGCCGCGATCACCCTGCTGGCTCCGGTCGTCGCCCCGGCCGTCGGCGGGCTGGTCCTCGAGGTGGCCGACTGGCGGGCGGTCTTCGGTCTCATGGCCGCGCTGGGGGCGCTCATGCTCGGCGCGGCGCTGGTCGGCGTCCCGGAGACGCTGCCGCGCGAGCACCGCCAGCGCGGCGGGGTCCGGGCGCTGGGCGCGCGCGTCAGCGACCTGGCTCACGACCGCGCCTTCGTCCACCCCGTCGCGGTGCAGTGCCTGGCCACGGCGGGCTTCTTCGTCTACATCGGCGGCTCGTCGATCGTGCTGCAGGGCGCCCTCGGGATCAGCAGCGGCACGTACTCCCTGGTGTTCGCCACCAACGCCGCCGCGATGGCGCTCACCAGCCTGGTCTTCCGCCTCACCGTGGTGCGCCTCGGCGCGAGGGCCCTGCGGCGCGCCGGCCTGCTGCTGTCGACGGCGGGTGCGCTCGTCCTGCTCGTCACCGCGGCAGCGGCCGCCCAGGGCGGCGGCTCCGCCGCCCTGGGCGCGGTGTGGCCGCTGCTCACCGTCGTCGTCGCCGGCATGGGGTTCACGCTGCCGGCGAGCACCGTGCTCGCGCAGGAGGCGGGCCGGCGCTCGGCGGGCACCGCCAGCTCGCTGCTCGGCGGCTCGGGCTTCCTCGTGGGGGCGGCCGTCACGCCGCTGACCGGGGTCGTCGGGGACGAGACCGTGCTCGCGATGGCCGCGCTCATGGTCCCCGGCTTCGTCGCGGCGACGGCCGTGGCGCTCACCGGCGGTCCGCTCCGGCGGGGCGCTCGCTGCGAGAGCACCTGACCGGGACCCCCGGAGATCCTCCGAAGTCCCTGGGGGAGCGCGCGTCACCCTGCGGAGCGCGTCGCCTGCTGCGACCGTTGACCTCTCAGACCGGCATCAGGGGCGGGGGGTGGCGTGAGCAGGTCTCCGCGCGCGCGCACGCTCGCCGCCCTCTCCGCCGCGGCAGTGCTGCTGGCGGTGGGTGCCGCTCCCGCGCAGGCCGGCGGCAGCGCCCCCGGCAGCGACCGCTGGTGGGGCGCCGACAGGTTCGGCACCGCCGCCTCCGTCAGCGACAACGCCTTCCCGGACCCGGCGGTCGACGTCGTCGTCGTCAACGGGGACAGCTACGCCGACGCCCTGGCCGCCGCCCCGCTGGCGGCCTCCCTCGGCGGTCCGGTGCTCACCGTCACGGCCACGGGCATCCCGTCGTCCACGCTCGCGGAGCTGCAGCAGGTCGGTCCCGGGGTGATCTGGGTGGTCGGTGGCCCGGCGGCGGTCAGCGACGACGTGGTGGCCCAGCTCCAGCGGCACGCGGCCTGGGGCGTGCACCGCCTCGCCGGCGACGACCGGTACGCCACCGCCGCGGCGGTCGCCACCAGCGAGTTCACCGGGCAGAGCCACGAGGTCTTCATCGCCTCCGGCGAGGGCTACGCCGACGCGCTGTCCGCCGGGGCCGCCGCCGCCCACGACGGCGCCCCGCTGCTCCTCACCACCGGCGGCGCACTGCCGGACGCCACCCTCGCGGCCCTGCAGGCGCTCGACCCGCGGCGCATCACCGTGGTCGGCGGGGGGTCGGTGGTGTCCTCCGACGTCACCGACGCCCTCGAGCAGCAGCACCCCGGCGAGGTCACGCGCATCGCCGGCAGCGACCGCTACGAGACGGCCGCCCGGGTGGCCGAGGCCGTCGACAAGACCGGCGACGAGGTGGTGCTGGCCAGCGGCGAGGACTTCCCCGACGCCCTCGCCGGCGCCGCCCTCGGCCTGCCCCTGCTGCTGTCCCGGCAGCAGTGCCTCCCGCGGGCCACCGCCGACGCGTACACCGCGCTGCGCACCACGTGGGTCGACGGCCTCGGCGGCACGAACGCGCTCAGCGACGCCGCGCTCGCCGGCACCACCTGCTGATCCCATGCTGGGGGCGTGCGCCGCCCCGGGGTCGAGAGGTCCGCCCGCCACCTGATCGCCCGCGGCGGAGCCGTCCTCCACCGCCCCGTGCACCCCGGCGGCGGCCCGACGTTCCCCCTCACCCACCTGCGCGGCACCCCGCCGGCCCGGCGGCGCGGACTGCCGGTGCTCGTGGTCCCCGGTGGGCCCGGCCTGGCCTCCGCCGTCCCGTACCGCACCTGGCGGCGGCGCGCCGCAGCCCTCGGCATCGACGCGCTCATGATCGAGCACCGCGGCGTCGGCCTGTCCCGCCGTGACGCCGCGGGCCGCGACCTCCCGGTGTCCGCGGTGACGGTGGAGTCCGTGGTGGACGACCTGGTCGCGGTGCTGGACGACGACGACGTCGAGCGCGCCGTGCTCTACGGCGCGTCCTACGGCACGTACGTCGCGCAGGCGTTCGCGGTGCGCCACCCCGACCGCGTGGCGGCGCTCGTGCTCGACTCGCCGATGCTGTCGGTGGTGGACGACGTCGCCGCGGTCCGCGCGCACCGCCGCCGCCTGCTCTGGGACGGGGAGGACCCCGCGCTGGCCGGTGTGGCCGCCGCGGTGCGCGAGCTGGGCTCGGGCGCGGCGGGGCGCGACCGCCAGCAGCAGGCGGAGATGGCGCGGGAGCTCACCGCCGTCGTCACCCTCGTCCACGAGTTCGCCGGGCCCGCCGCCCTCGAACGGCTGCTGAGGGCCCGCGCGCGGGGCCGGCTGCGGTGGCTGTGGTCCCGGCTGGCGGACCTCGGGGCGTCCGAGGCGTCGGAGTCTGTGCAGCGTTTCGTCATGGAGCCGGACCTCGTGGCCGGCATCGCCTACGGCCAGCTCGGCTTCGGGCAGCCGCCGGACGGCGGGCCTCTCGACCCGCAGCTCATCCACGCCGAGGCCGCCACCCACCAGCCGGCGTTCGCCGGTGAGCCGTTCGACCTGGTGGCGGGCCTGCGCCGGGCGGCGTTCCCGGTGGTGGTGGTCTCGGGGGAGCGCGACCTCACCACCCCGCGCCCGGTGGCGGAGCGGGTGGTCTCCCTGGCGCCGCAGGGCCTGCTCGTGGCGCTGCCGGCGACCGGCCACAGCGCCCTGGAGGTGCACCGGGAGGCCTCGCTCTTCGTGGCCCGCGCGGTGGCCGACGGAGACCTCGACCGCCTGCGCGACCCGGTCTCCCTGCGCCACCTGCACCGCCTGCCCCGACGGGGCCTGTCACCCCTGGCCGGCGCCGCCCTGCGCGCCCTCGTGAGCGTGACCTCGTGACTTCCTGACGCGCGGCGTGCCGCCGGGGGCGGGAGCGCAGCCCCCAGGAACCAGCCGCAGCCGCAGCGGGGCCGCACGTCGCCTCGGTGGCGGACCTCGCGAACGGGTGTTCTGCTGGCCGACGGGGAACCACCCCGCCCACCGCAGGAGGACACGTGTCAGAGCAGGCTCCGCAGGACCAGCACGCCGACCGGGCCGTCGAGCTCGCGCTCGCCAACGTGGAGGCCGGCGGCAAGCCGTTCGCGACCGTCGTCGTCGACCGCTCCAGCGGTGAGGTGCTCGCCGAGGCGACCAACCAGGTCGCCCAGTCCGGTGACCTCACCGCGCACGCGGAGATCACGGCCATCCGCCAGCTCGCCGAGCGGGGCCGGACCGGGCTGGAGGGCTGCGACGTCTACGTCACGGCCTACCCCTGCCCGATGTGCCTGGGCGCGCTGTACTACGCCCAGCCCGAGCGGGTGGTCTACGTGGCCACGCGCGAGCAGGAGGACCGCCACTACGAGGACGGCAACCGCTACACCACCCTCGCCACCTTCTACGACGAGTACGCCAAGCCCGTCGCCGAGCGCTCCCTGCCCGCGGTGCAGGCCCAGCACCCCGACCCGGAGTCGCCGTTCCGCGCGTGGAAGCAGGCGCACCCCGAGGCGTAGCCGCGCGGCGCCGCGAGGTCAGCGGCGGCGGCCGCCGCTCTTCCTCGCCGGGCGCGGGCGGCTCGGCCGCCCGGCCCAGGCGCTGAACGAGCGCAGCGACCCGGACCCCGGGCGCCGCAGCCACGGCCAGGGGTGCAGGGCCACCACGTCCAGCTGCGCCGAGCGGCGCTTGAACCCCGGCACGTACGCCCAGGTCGTCGCGAGCGGTCGGCCCGCCAGCTCGGTGACCGGGTCACCGAGGTGCACCTCCAGGGGGCGGGCCTCGCCGATGTCCGCCAGCGCCTCGGTGAGGAACACCAGGCGCTTGCCCGACAGCCGCAGCGAGCGCAGCAGCGGCTCGTCGAGGACGAAGACCGCCGGCAGGTCCGGGTGGGCCGACAGCGCCGGGTCGGCGTCCCCGAGGGACTCCGCCGTCAGCCACACCGCCTCGGGCTCCCCGGTCAGCACCGGGTGCTCCGGGCCGCCGTCGGTCTGGCCCTCGTCGACCTGGCCCCCGCCGAGGGTGTCGGGCCCGTCGACCTTCGGGCCCGACTGCGCCTCCGGCCAGTCCTGCACCGGGCAGGCCTCGCGCAGCGCGCAGCCCGCGCACAGCTGCGGAGCCCGCTTCTCCACCTGCCAGCGGCTGAACCCGTAGACCCGGCCGGTGCCGGTGCCGATCGCCCACTGCCAGCCCAGGCGGTTGGCCGCCCGCGAGCCGTCGAGCAGGTTGCGGAACATCTCGTCCTCGCCCCTGCGCCAGTCGGCGCCGGCGCGCACCGCCCACTGCGAGGCCAGCCACATGCGGGTCTGGTTGACCAGCCAGCCGTTCTCGCGCAGCTCGGTGGTGGTGGCGTCCATGCACGCCATCTGCCGCGGCCACGGGTCCTCGGGGCTGACCGGGGGAGCCGGCGGGGCGCTGCCCGGCGCGGGCACGGGGGCCTCGAAGCGCAGCGGCGCCCCGTTGGCGGCTCCGACCCGGGCGTACACGTGGCGCGAGTACTCCTGCCACAGGAGCTCGTCGCGGAACTTGTCGCGGTCCCGAGAGGGAGCGCTGCCGGCGGCGTCCCACACGGCGGGCAGCGTCAGCAGCCCGTGCCGGATGTAGGGCGACAGGCGGGACGCGCCGCGGCTGGACTCGGGCAGCACGTTGCTGCGCCGGGCGGCGTAGCCGGTGAGGTCCAGGGTGGCCAGGGCGGTGTCCGCCGCCGTCTGGCCCCCGCGCACCGGCGAGGCGCGCACCTCGTCGCTGGACAGGTGGCCGAGGTGCTCGCGCACCCAGGCCACCACCTGCGCCCGGTCCTCGCTGCGGTCGGCTCGGGGGGTGGGCAGGCGCACCGCCTCACCCTCGCCGATCACCCATCCGACGGCGACCCGGCGCTGCGCGGGTCAGCTGCGGTGCGCCCGCCGCGCCTCGCCGTAGGAGGCCCACACGCCGTGCCCGGCCACGGCCAGGTGCGCCGCCCGCGAGCGGCGCCGCGGCCCCACCAGGGTGAACTCCGTGGCGGTCCGCACCTGGTCGCTCCAGCGCAGCTTGGCCTGGTTGGGCCCGCACGACAGGTCGAACACGCGGTGCCCCGCGGCGCGGGCGTCCTCCACGGCCACCGACTGCAGGTGCGTCACCGCCGAGTACGGCCACCCGCGCTCGGCCACGCCGGAGATCGAGCTGTAGCTGGCGGTGTCGGTGTGCAGCACCAGCAGCGCCGCCTCCACCACCCCCTCCAGGCGCAGCTCGTAGACGCTGACGGCCTTGCGCCGCGCCATCCGGCCCACCACGTCGTGCAGCAGGTCGAGCACCCGGGTGTCCTCCAGCACGTCCGCGTGCACGGGCCGCCCGTCGCGCAGCCCGGCGCGCGAGCCGTGCAGCGAGGCCAGCCGGCCCAGGGCCGCGCCCACCTCGGCGGGGTCGGTGGTGCGGGTCACCGCCCAGCCGTCCGCGCCGAGGTCGCGGGTCAGCCGGTTGCGGGCGCGCCGGAACGACTCCTTGAGGTTGCGGCGCCCGGCGAAGACGTCCTCCACGGTGAGGTCCAGCCAGACGTTGGCCCGCAAGCGGCGCTGCAGCACGGTGAAGGACCAGTCCGGCAGCCACTCCGGCTCCAGCCACGGCGCGGCGGACCCACCGCCCAGCAGCAGGTGCGCCCAGTCCCAGCTCGCCTGCTCCTCGCACAGCCGGGCGACCACGGCGCGGGTGGCGTCCCGCTCCAGCCCGGCGGCGGTCAGC
Proteins encoded in this region:
- a CDS encoding ADP-dependent glucokinase/phosphofructokinase — translated: MSRTPLDEVPPVGDARRVVLGLGGCLDYEVSWDSSVLADLVAEHRITSADLDATAGRAFAVVTERDLVCSILGFVRADSGGERFVDSSAVLEAFAARSERRTTVGGTCVRAALAMAVLGVPSTVHLVSIDDQVRSLIPPSVRWICSASEDTVDPHVIIQVPPGASVPLADGGVVAARRANRQIYANDPPNRSMLLSPRLGEELTGARVFGVSNFNSMQDEALLRSRLDDLLAHMTSLPADALVLFEDAGYHRPALRRVVHERLLPFVDVLSMNEDELQQLVGHPVDLLDPPAVLAALRQLSAALPERTTLVVHTGHWAAAHGRHAERLRPALSTANALAGTRYLRGDEFTAADVAAVRELPRQPRAAELATALEAASRPCGRAISCVAAAHLDAAMPTTIGLGDTFVGGLAMSLADLDPTTRPSPRPRCG
- a CDS encoding GmrSD restriction endonuclease domain-containing protein, whose amino-acid sequence is MARRSSTPVARTVAFTAATTGLAAVVVALSGAAGAAPPVSAASSTSTTRPVVAATATATATATAASSSSAGVQTALGALASVTVKGRAPKTGYTRDQFGAAWADVDKNGCDTRDDVLKRDLTAVTFVPGTRSCVVATGTLADLYSGRTIAFRRGPSTSAAVQIDHVVPLSDAWQKGAQSWTAARRTAFANDPLNLLAADGPLNGAKGDSDAATWLPPNTAFRCAYVARQVAVKLKYGVWMTAAERDASRAVLTTCPKEPLPTSAAAPRPSSPTATPKPTTTATTATVKPAAKPTSTPTSKPTSKPTSKVSYKNCTAVRAAGKAPIHRGDPGWDPKFDRDGDGTGCDR
- a CDS encoding multidrug effflux MFS transporter; this translates as MATTERPGHPSSTTRRPSLLALALVTGIGPFATDTYLAALPQVREALATSSTGAQLTITGFIVGLAVGQLVAGPVSDGRGRRGVVVLSATAFTLVSLLCALAPSAPLLVLLRVLQGLVAGAGVAVGRAVVSDSHEGPAAAKAFGTLAAITLLAPVVAPAVGGLVLEVADWRAVFGLMAALGALMLGAALVGVPETLPREHRQRGGVRALGARVSDLAHDRAFVHPVAVQCLATAGFFVYIGGSSIVLQGALGISSGTYSLVFATNAAAMALTSLVFRLTVVRLGARALRRAGLLLSTAGALVLLVTAAAAAQGGGSAALGAVWPLLTVVVAGMGFTLPASTVLAQEAGRRSAGTASSLLGGSGFLVGAAVTPLTGVVGDETVLAMAALMVPGFVAATAVALTGGPLRRGARCEST
- a CDS encoding cell wall-binding repeat-containing protein; the protein is MSRSPRARTLAALSAAAVLLAVGAAPAQAGGSAPGSDRWWGADRFGTAASVSDNAFPDPAVDVVVVNGDSYADALAAAPLAASLGGPVLTVTATGIPSSTLAELQQVGPGVIWVVGGPAAVSDDVVAQLQRHAAWGVHRLAGDDRYATAAAVATSEFTGQSHEVFIASGEGYADALSAGAAAAHDGAPLLLTTGGALPDATLAALQALDPRRITVVGGGSVVSSDVTDALEQQHPGEVTRIAGSDRYETAARVAEAVDKTGDEVVLASGEDFPDALAGAALGLPLLLSRQQCLPRATADAYTALRTTWVDGLGGTNALSDAALAGTTC
- a CDS encoding alpha/beta hydrolase is translated as MRRPGVERSARHLIARGGAVLHRPVHPGGGPTFPLTHLRGTPPARRRGLPVLVVPGGPGLASAVPYRTWRRRAAALGIDALMIEHRGVGLSRRDAAGRDLPVSAVTVESVVDDLVAVLDDDDVERAVLYGASYGTYVAQAFAVRHPDRVAALVLDSPMLSVVDDVAAVRAHRRRLLWDGEDPALAGVAAAVRELGSGAAGRDRQQQAEMARELTAVVTLVHEFAGPAALERLLRARARGRLRWLWSRLADLGASEASESVQRFVMEPDLVAGIAYGQLGFGQPPDGGPLDPQLIHAEAATHQPAFAGEPFDLVAGLRRAAFPVVVVSGERDLTTPRPVAERVVSLAPQGLLVALPATGHSALEVHREASLFVARAVADGDLDRLRDPVSLRHLHRLPRRGLSPLAGAALRALVSVTS
- a CDS encoding nucleoside deaminase, which translates into the protein MSEQAPQDQHADRAVELALANVEAGGKPFATVVVDRSSGEVLAEATNQVAQSGDLTAHAEITAIRQLAERGRTGLEGCDVYVTAYPCPMCLGALYYAQPERVVYVATREQEDRHYEDGNRYTTLATFYDEYAKPVAERSLPAVQAQHPDPESPFRAWKQAHPEA
- a CDS encoding FAD-binding domain-containing protein; this translates as MRLPTPRADRSEDRAQVVAWVREHLGHLSSDEVRASPVRGGQTAADTALATLDLTGYAARRSNVLPESSRGASRLSPYIRHGLLTLPAVWDAAGSAPSRDRDKFRDELLWQEYSRHVYARVGAANGAPLRFEAPVPAPGSAPPAPPVSPEDPWPRQMACMDATTTELRENGWLVNQTRMWLASQWAVRAGADWRRGEDEMFRNLLDGSRAANRLGWQWAIGTGTGRVYGFSRWQVEKRAPQLCAGCALREACPVQDWPEAQSGPKVDGPDTLGGGQVDEGQTDGGPEHPVLTGEPEAVWLTAESLGDADPALSAHPDLPAVFVLDEPLLRSLRLSGKRLVFLTEALADIGEARPLEVHLGDPVTELAGRPLATTWAYVPGFKRRSAQLDVVALHPWPWLRRPGSGSLRSFSAWAGRPSRPRPARKSGGRRR
- a CDS encoding GNAT family N-acetyltransferase, with translation MELQTTVHRDLPALRDLAEQWQSLHETSGTANPFTGPDWALPWLERFADGTRDEPFVVEVRSGERLVGVAPLYVRSVARGLARALQPVGTGAVWVGPYELPGLLTAAGLERDATRAVVARLCEEQASWDWAHLLLGGGSAAPWLEPEWLPDWSFTVLQRRLRANVWLDLTVEDVFAGRRNLKESFRRARNRLTRDLGADGWAVTRTTDPAEVGAALGRLASLHGSRAGLRDGRPVHADVLEDTRVLDLLHDVVGRMARRKAVSVYELRLEGVVEAALLVLHTDTASYSSISGVAERGWPYSAVTHLQSVAVEDARAAGHRVFDLSCGPNQAKLRWSDQVRTATEFTLVGPRRRSRAAHLAVAGHGVWASYGEARRAHRS